In one window of Coralliovum pocilloporae DNA:
- a CDS encoding peroxidase-related enzyme (This protein belongs to a clade of uncharacterized proteins related to peroxidases such as the alkylhydroperoxidase AhpD.): MPDKIQNQAPDGEPATALKIAPSGPMSDETRGYFAKCEEKLGLIPNVLKAYAFDETKLRAFTDFYNDLMLGDSALSKLEREMIAVVVSSINKCYYCLTAHGAAVRQLSSDPALGELMVMNYKAAHLSERHRAMLDFAAKMTKASSDIEEEDREALRKQGFDDRTIWDIAAVASFFNMTNRMASAIDMRPNAEYHAMAR, from the coding sequence ATGCCCGACAAGATCCAGAATCAGGCCCCGGATGGAGAGCCCGCAACCGCGCTCAAAATTGCACCATCAGGCCCCATGAGCGACGAGACTCGAGGCTATTTTGCCAAGTGTGAAGAGAAGCTCGGCCTTATACCCAACGTGCTGAAAGCCTATGCATTTGATGAGACCAAGCTGCGCGCGTTCACAGATTTCTACAATGATTTGATGCTGGGGGATTCAGCTCTTAGCAAGCTTGAGCGGGAAATGATTGCCGTTGTCGTCTCAAGCATCAACAAATGCTATTATTGCCTGACGGCTCACGGTGCTGCTGTCCGGCAACTCTCAAGCGATCCCGCTCTGGGTGAACTGATGGTGATGAACTACAAGGCCGCCCATCTGTCTGAACGGCATCGCGCCATGCTGGATTTTGCAGCCAAAATGACAAAAGCCTCTTCCGACATTGAGGAAGAGGATCGCGAGGCCTTGCGCAAGCAGGGCTTTGATGACCGGACAATATGGGATATTGCCGCCGTCGCATCCTTCTTCAACATGACCAACCGTATGGCATCCGCCATCGACATGCGCCCCAACGCTGAATATCACGCCATGGCGCGATAA
- a CDS encoding peptide chain release factor 3: protein MSSEYKTRRTFAIISHPDAGKTTLTEKLLLTGGAIRMAGAVKTRGDARRARSDWMKIEQERGISVTSSVMTFEYDGKTCNLLDTPGHEDFSEDTYRTLTAVDSAIMVIDAAKGIESQTRKLFEVCRLRDIPIITFVNKVDREGRDAFEVMDEIQEALALDVTPMVWPVGMGTDFKGCYDLVNNIYHTSSRQGGGYDTKIACSGLDDSQLDDLVPSGILEPMRENAELAVAGYPEFDLTSYREGHLTPVIFGSALKDYSIEPLINFIVKNAPEPRPSQAASRSVEPAEDKVSGFIFKVQANMDKNHRDRVAFMRLCSGSFKRGMKLKQVRTGKDVQMHSPIFFLAQDREIADDASPGDVIGIPNHGTVRVGDTFTEGEALKFTGLPAFAPEILRRVRLGDSTRIKQLRSALEDFAEEGLIQVFKPAIGSNWIVGVVGILQLDVLADRGKAEYKIDISYEPIPYQLANWVKADDPIKLKAFLDANRNNIVHDRDDRPVFLSKSPWELNYTTEKNPDIQFLKTRELD, encoded by the coding sequence ATGTCGTCCGAATACAAGACCCGCCGCACCTTTGCGATCATCTCGCATCCGGACGCCGGTAAGACTACCCTGACAGAGAAACTACTGTTGACCGGTGGCGCCATTCGCATGGCCGGCGCCGTGAAAACCCGTGGCGATGCCCGCCGGGCCCGCTCCGACTGGATGAAGATCGAGCAGGAACGCGGCATCTCTGTCACCAGTTCGGTGATGACGTTTGAATATGATGGCAAGACCTGCAATCTGCTTGATACGCCGGGCCACGAAGACTTCAGTGAGGACACCTATCGTACTCTGACCGCCGTCGATTCCGCCATCATGGTGATCGACGCTGCCAAGGGTATCGAAAGCCAGACCCGCAAGCTGTTTGAAGTCTGTCGCCTGCGCGATATTCCCATCATCACCTTCGTCAACAAAGTGGACCGCGAAGGTCGCGATGCGTTCGAAGTGATGGACGAGATCCAGGAAGCTTTGGCACTTGATGTCACCCCGATGGTCTGGCCTGTTGGCATGGGCACCGACTTCAAGGGTTGCTACGACCTCGTCAATAACATCTACCACACCTCCAGCCGTCAGGGTGGCGGCTATGACACCAAGATTGCCTGTTCCGGCCTGGATGACAGCCAGCTTGATGATCTGGTTCCGTCCGGCATTCTGGAGCCCATGCGGGAGAATGCCGAGCTGGCTGTGGCCGGTTATCCGGAATTCGATCTGACCTCCTATCGCGAAGGCCATCTGACACCGGTGATTTTCGGCAGCGCGCTGAAGGATTACAGCATCGAGCCGCTGATCAACTTCATCGTCAAGAACGCGCCTGAACCGCGACCGAGTCAGGCAGCAAGCCGGTCTGTAGAGCCAGCAGAGGACAAGGTCTCCGGTTTTATATTCAAGGTTCAGGCCAATATGGACAAGAACCACCGGGACCGTGTGGCCTTTATGCGGCTGTGTTCCGGCAGCTTCAAACGCGGCATGAAGCTGAAACAGGTGCGCACGGGCAAGGACGTGCAGATGCACAGCCCGATCTTCTTTCTCGCTCAGGATCGCGAGATCGCTGATGATGCCTCACCTGGTGATGTAATCGGCATTCCAAACCACGGTACTGTCCGCGTCGGCGATACGTTCACAGAAGGCGAGGCTCTTAAGTTCACCGGCCTTCCTGCCTTCGCGCCGGAAATCCTGCGCCGGGTCCGTCTGGGCGATTCAACCCGGATCAAACAGCTTCGGTCAGCTCTGGAAGATTTCGCCGAAGAAGGCCTTATCCAGGTCTTCAAGCCAGCAATTGGGTCAAACTGGATTGTCGGCGTGGTCGGCATCCTGCAGCTTGACGTTCTCGCCGATCGCGGCAAGGCGGAATACAAGATCGATATTTCCTACGAGCCAATCCCTTATCAGCTCGCCAACTGGGTCAAGGCGGATGATCCCATCAAGCTGAAGGCTTTCCTGGACGCAAACCGGAACAACATCGTGCATGATCGAGACGACCGCCCGGTGTTTTTGTCAAAAAGCCCCTGGGAGCTCAACTACACCACTGAAAAGAACCCGGATATCCAGTTCCTGAAGACCCGGGAACTGGATTAA
- a CDS encoding helix-turn-helix domain-containing protein has protein sequence MRGIYLANQSIDRLSIAAPPTGYPLLGHIWQGFEVAVVNGVPVPEMPMPMNHFSGQLLKTNAEVRWTGHIGHLLTEFTATGLYELFGIPGDKLVNTTVPVALLAPQFDRAMTERLKPLQIDGYVEGLCELLKDQASKAIRAPDFVTEAVRQIEGASGDVKLGELAKHLHTSDRSFREHFQSIVGVPPKFFCRAVQFNYVVSIVMSEEEVPLAQLASEAGYYDQAHFCRVFREYVLTTPRDFFKSDHSKISSFIRQNRTTYDSRQA, from the coding sequence GTGCGCGGCATTTACCTGGCCAACCAGTCAATAGACCGGCTCAGCATCGCAGCACCACCAACTGGTTATCCCTTACTTGGACATATCTGGCAGGGGTTCGAAGTTGCAGTTGTAAATGGTGTCCCGGTTCCAGAAATGCCAATGCCTATGAATCACTTCAGCGGCCAGCTTCTCAAAACCAATGCTGAGGTCCGCTGGACCGGTCACATCGGCCATCTCCTTACCGAATTTACTGCAACAGGCCTTTATGAATTATTCGGCATACCAGGAGACAAGCTGGTCAATACCACGGTGCCCGTAGCCTTGCTTGCACCGCAATTCGACCGTGCAATGACAGAGCGGCTTAAGCCACTCCAGATTGACGGCTATGTAGAGGGGCTTTGCGAATTACTGAAGGATCAGGCAAGCAAGGCAATTCGGGCACCAGACTTTGTAACTGAAGCCGTCAGGCAGATTGAAGGGGCCAGCGGAGATGTAAAGCTTGGTGAACTTGCCAAGCACCTGCATACCTCAGACAGATCATTTCGCGAGCATTTTCAGTCTATTGTCGGCGTGCCACCGAAATTCTTCTGCCGAGCAGTGCAATTTAACTACGTCGTATCCATCGTTATGAGCGAGGAAGAAGTACCACTTGCACAACTGGCTTCAGAAGCCGGATATTATGACCAAGCACACTTTTGTAGAGTTTTCCGCGAGTACGTACTCACAACACCGCGGGACTTTTTCAAAAGCGATCATTCAAAAATCTCAAGCTTTATCCGACAAAACAGAACCACATATGATTCCCGACAGGCCTGA
- a CDS encoding glutathione S-transferase → MSDQAVSSRPVLYSFRRCPYAMRARLALSVSNQPCELREIVLRDKPPQMLEVSPKGTVPVLCLTDGQVLEQSLDIMLWALGQHDPYGWLRPESGTCEDMLALIAEMDGDFKHHLDHYKYASRYEGADPEDHRERAMTCLSPLVTRLDHHANLFGDRPSLADMALFPFVRQFANTDRVWFEEAGPTALHQWLERHVTSELFLSITPKWAVWDYQSGQPGVQFP, encoded by the coding sequence ATGAGTGATCAAGCCGTTTCATCCCGCCCTGTCCTGTATTCGTTCCGTCGCTGTCCCTATGCCATGCGGGCGAGACTGGCACTTTCCGTCAGTAATCAGCCCTGCGAGCTGCGGGAGATTGTTCTGAGAGACAAGCCGCCGCAGATGCTGGAGGTTTCTCCGAAGGGAACGGTTCCGGTTCTTTGTCTGACAGACGGGCAGGTGCTGGAGCAGAGCCTTGATATTATGCTCTGGGCTCTTGGTCAGCATGACCCGTATGGTTGGCTAAGGCCTGAAAGTGGAACATGCGAGGATATGCTGGCGCTGATTGCCGAGATGGATGGTGATTTCAAGCATCATCTGGATCATTACAAATATGCCAGCCGTTATGAAGGCGCGGACCCCGAAGACCACAGGGAGCGGGCGATGACCTGCCTGTCGCCCCTGGTTACCCGGCTTGATCACCATGCCAATCTCTTCGGTGATAGACCGTCTCTGGCCGATATGGCGCTGTTCCCCTTTGTGCGTCAGTTTGCCAACACGGATAGAGTCTGGTTTGAAGAAGCCGGACCGACTGCACTGCACCAATGGCTCGAGCGTCATGTGACATCAGAACTGTTTTTGAGCATCACACCGAAATGGGCTGTCTGGGACTACCAGTCCGGACAGCCTGGTGTTCAGTTTCCGTGA
- a CDS encoding beta-ketoacyl-ACP synthase III — translation MSAGVHMCGFGHSVPDRAIPSAEIEARLGLDPGWIERRSGIVGRHYASDHESLTDMALPAAQQALSDAGIDTGEIGLLLLATSTPDHLLPPSAPLLAHRLGLSHPGAVDITGACGGFLYALSFAEGFVRAQQKSALVVAANILSRRINEQERASAILFADAAGAVVLKPHSSSERGMRAFELCSDGAGYDLIKIPVGGTRHPYDRPHAPEDRMMHIENGQQVFAKAVSMMANSGSAVLERADVAPEAVNHFVPHQANRRMFDKVAEKIRLPKDRVRSSVERYGNSSAATIPLTLSLIHHEQKLLRSGDHVLMSAAGAGMTGGSALWVL, via the coding sequence ATGAGTGCTGGTGTCCACATGTGCGGGTTCGGGCATTCGGTTCCTGACCGGGCTATTCCAAGCGCCGAGATTGAAGCGCGCCTTGGGCTTGATCCCGGCTGGATTGAGCGGCGGTCCGGTATTGTGGGCAGACATTATGCATCAGACCATGAAAGCCTGACGGATATGGCATTGCCTGCGGCTCAGCAGGCCTTGTCGGATGCAGGGATTGATACAGGTGAGATTGGCCTCCTTCTGCTGGCAACCAGCACGCCTGATCATCTGCTGCCGCCTTCGGCTCCGCTTCTGGCTCATCGTCTGGGTCTCAGCCATCCGGGTGCGGTGGATATTACGGGCGCCTGTGGCGGATTTCTCTATGCGCTCAGCTTTGCGGAAGGCTTTGTCCGGGCGCAGCAGAAGTCGGCACTTGTGGTCGCCGCTAACATATTAAGCCGTCGTATTAATGAACAGGAACGGGCCAGTGCCATTCTGTTTGCCGATGCTGCTGGCGCTGTGGTCCTTAAACCTCATTCATCATCAGAGCGAGGGATGCGTGCATTTGAGCTGTGTTCGGATGGTGCAGGATATGATCTGATCAAGATCCCTGTTGGTGGTACACGACACCCCTATGATCGCCCCCATGCGCCTGAAGACCGCATGATGCATATTGAAAATGGTCAGCAGGTCTTTGCGAAAGCGGTTTCCATGATGGCGAATAGTGGCTCTGCGGTTCTGGAGCGAGCGGATGTTGCGCCTGAAGCGGTGAACCATTTTGTGCCACATCAGGCTAACCGGCGGATGTTTGACAAGGTAGCGGAGAAAATCCGCTTACCGAAGGACAGGGTCCGGTCTTCAGTTGAGCGTTACGGCAACAGTTCTGCCGCCACGATCCCGCTCACTCTCTCGCTCATTCATCATGAGCAGAAGCTGCTCAGGAGCGGTGATCATGTTCTGATGAGTGCTGCTGGTGCAGGCATGACGGGCGGTTCAGCCCTCTGGGTGTTGTGA